Proteins co-encoded in one Opitutus terrae PB90-1 genomic window:
- a CDS encoding L-2-amino-thiazoline-4-carboxylic acid hydrolase, which translates to MNTSLPRREFLRVAAGAALLGSSCRLLAQTPTPTAATAPESEEVARLKRQLEAQRAGSIRLLIELYDKHGAPLLDTIAAFTAAEWQARLEQRPFSGPRDLQAVKTGLWSTLPPSFKFETLEDTPQRLRFRVTECPVAAEMKQRQVPPALGYALNCASDSGVAAGVNPQIKFSRTKTLMQGDECCDHCYEFAAT; encoded by the coding sequence ATGAACACCTCTTTGCCTCGTCGCGAATTTCTCCGCGTCGCCGCCGGCGCCGCGTTGCTCGGGTCCTCCTGCCGCTTGCTCGCCCAAACGCCCACGCCGACCGCCGCCACCGCGCCCGAGTCCGAAGAGGTCGCCCGGCTCAAGCGCCAGCTCGAAGCGCAGCGCGCCGGCTCGATCCGGCTGCTCATCGAGCTCTACGACAAGCACGGCGCGCCGCTCCTCGACACGATCGCGGCGTTCACCGCAGCGGAGTGGCAGGCGCGGCTCGAGCAGAGACCGTTCTCCGGCCCACGCGACCTGCAGGCGGTCAAAACCGGTTTGTGGTCCACGCTGCCGCCCAGCTTCAAATTTGAGACGCTCGAGGACACCCCGCAGCGGCTGCGTTTCCGGGTGACGGAGTGTCCCGTAGCGGCCGAGATGAAGCAGCGGCAGGTGCCGCCTGCGCTCGGCTACGCGCTCAACTGCGCCTCCGATTCCGGCGTCGCCGCGGGGGTGAACCCGCAGATCAAGTTCTCCCGGACGAAGACGCTGATGCAGGGCGACGAGTGTTGCGATCACTGCTACGAGTTCGCTGCCACCTGA
- a CDS encoding GyrI-like domain-containing protein, protein MSELALHIERLPRMHVATVRAVSATPEKDAWQKLRAWAEPRGLLRQPKLHPVFGFNNPGPAPGHSAYGYEFWIRVDPHSHPAGDVELKEFPGGLYAVTTCRLVSDPAGPLGEVWRRLWDQVQAGPYRWRRTHELEHPHDPLATDAVMVLDLYLPIEPCETPPEPPPSDPQGDPDAA, encoded by the coding sequence ATGAGCGAGCTGGCTTTACACATCGAACGGCTCCCGCGGATGCACGTCGCCACGGTGCGCGCCGTCAGCGCCACGCCGGAAAAGGATGCGTGGCAAAAACTCCGTGCATGGGCCGAACCGCGCGGGCTGCTGCGACAGCCCAAGCTCCATCCGGTTTTCGGTTTCAACAATCCCGGACCCGCGCCAGGCCATTCCGCCTACGGCTACGAGTTTTGGATTCGCGTCGATCCGCATTCGCACCCGGCCGGCGACGTCGAGCTAAAGGAGTTCCCCGGCGGGCTTTATGCCGTAACGACTTGCCGGCTGGTCAGCGATCCGGCAGGGCCGCTTGGTGAGGTCTGGCGGCGGCTGTGGGATCAGGTGCAGGCCGGCCCCTACCGCTGGCGCCGCACCCACGAACTCGAGCACCCGCACGATCCGCTCGCGACCGACGCCGTCATGGTGCTCGACCTCTATTTGCCGATCGAGCCCTGCGAAACCCCGCCCGAACCGCCGCCTTCGGATCCCCAAGGTGACCCGGACGCGGCATAA
- a CDS encoding ADOP family duplicated permease, whose protein sequence is MPSFLQDLRFSLRLLARTPAFTVAAIAVLALGIGANTAIFSLVHQLIWSPRPFAEPDQIVQLYSQDKKNPQNFRLFSYPTYRDLAAQNEVFTDVLAHNLAMVGIGEGAGARRSFAALVSSNYFSVLGVALPQGRAFTPEEERPSSNIPVVIASHLYWKHTGFDPALVGKTIRVNERLFTVVGITPEHFSGTMMLLGAELYFPLGMYDSLAGDFMKGHSDRTLERRDANQLFLLGRLKPGLTVATAQASLQMLATSLEQSYPAEQKDQTLLVGALPRNSTSVAPQRENQLTVIGMLLVGMAGIVLLIACLNLANLLLARGHARRKEFAIRLALGGGRRRLVRQLLTEGLVLALLGGAAGLVLAIWGNGLLLNSVASKMPLALFFEDSVQPAVLAATLGFCALAVFGFALGPALRLTRTTTIDDLKEQAGEDPATHRRRLRWLPRHPLVVAQLALSLGLLCTAALFVRGALKAGSIETGFKADETLLVEVDAALGGYDQTRALQAYRAVNERLAALPGVQAASIGTVVPFGMISLGKDVRRAGLRPEPGAHPATAAEGRSYSANWTSVGAGYFSAMGLPLLRGRSFSATETDAPGAPLVAVIDENLARQLYPDGEALGQRIEFGRGDIEPPSASEQPAGDARTPKTMEIVGIVPATRWDLFDAAEAGAVYVPFAQGFQSNAFFHVRAATASPEARLALVDAIRREIRAAAPAVPSFTARTFRQHLEASLQLWVVRTGATLFGLFGALALVLAAVGIYGVKSYAVTRRTREIGIRVALGAAPATVRWMILREGLVTTLAGLACGLLLALALGAACAGILYQVSAVDPFAFTFAPLVLALAALLACWLPARRATRVSPMTALRTE, encoded by the coding sequence ATGCCCTCGTTCCTCCAAGACCTACGTTTCTCGCTGCGGCTGCTCGCCCGCACCCCGGCCTTCACCGTCGCCGCGATCGCCGTGCTCGCGCTCGGGATCGGCGCCAACACCGCCATCTTCAGCCTCGTCCACCAGCTGATCTGGAGCCCGCGGCCGTTCGCCGAGCCGGACCAGATCGTCCAGCTGTATTCTCAGGACAAAAAGAATCCGCAGAATTTCCGGCTGTTCTCCTACCCGACCTATCGCGACCTCGCGGCACAGAACGAGGTGTTCACCGACGTGCTCGCGCACAATCTCGCCATGGTCGGCATCGGCGAGGGCGCCGGCGCGCGGCGCAGTTTCGCCGCGCTCGTTAGCTCGAACTACTTCTCCGTCCTCGGCGTGGCGCTGCCGCAGGGGCGGGCGTTCACGCCGGAGGAGGAACGACCGTCGAGCAACATTCCGGTGGTGATCGCGAGCCATCTTTACTGGAAGCACACGGGCTTCGATCCCGCGCTTGTCGGCAAGACCATCCGGGTGAACGAACGGTTGTTCACCGTCGTGGGCATTACGCCCGAGCACTTCTCCGGCACGATGATGCTCCTCGGCGCCGAGCTGTATTTCCCGCTCGGCATGTATGACTCGCTCGCGGGCGATTTCATGAAGGGCCATTCGGACCGGACGCTCGAGCGACGCGATGCGAACCAACTCTTCCTGCTCGGCCGGCTGAAGCCGGGACTGACGGTCGCCACCGCCCAGGCGTCGCTGCAGATGCTCGCGACGAGCCTGGAGCAAAGTTATCCGGCCGAGCAGAAGGACCAAACGCTGCTGGTCGGAGCCCTGCCGCGCAACAGCACCAGCGTGGCACCGCAGCGCGAAAACCAGCTCACGGTGATCGGAATGTTGCTGGTCGGCATGGCCGGCATCGTGCTCCTGATCGCGTGTCTCAACCTCGCCAATCTGCTGCTCGCGCGTGGCCACGCCCGGCGGAAGGAATTCGCGATCCGACTCGCGCTCGGCGGCGGCCGGCGGCGGCTCGTGCGCCAGTTGCTCACGGAAGGCCTGGTGCTTGCGCTGCTCGGTGGCGCGGCCGGGCTGGTGCTCGCGATCTGGGGCAACGGGCTGCTGCTCAACTCCGTCGCGAGCAAGATGCCGCTGGCGCTGTTCTTCGAGGATAGTGTTCAACCGGCAGTGCTCGCAGCGACGCTGGGGTTCTGCGCGCTGGCGGTATTCGGGTTCGCGCTCGGCCCGGCGTTGCGGCTGACGCGCACCACCACGATCGATGATCTCAAGGAACAGGCCGGCGAGGATCCGGCGACGCATCGCCGCCGACTGCGCTGGCTGCCGCGGCATCCGCTGGTGGTGGCGCAGCTCGCGCTCTCGCTTGGGCTGCTGTGCACCGCCGCGCTTTTTGTCCGCGGCGCACTCAAGGCAGGCAGCATCGAAACCGGTTTCAAGGCGGACGAGACGCTGCTCGTCGAGGTCGACGCGGCGCTCGGCGGCTACGACCAGACGCGGGCGCTGCAGGCTTACCGCGCCGTGAATGAGCGGCTCGCCGCGCTGCCCGGCGTGCAGGCTGCGAGCATCGGCACCGTCGTACCGTTCGGGATGATCAGCCTGGGCAAAGATGTCCGTCGCGCCGGGCTTCGACCGGAACCTGGCGCGCATCCGGCCACCGCCGCTGAAGGCCGGAGTTACTCCGCCAACTGGACCAGCGTCGGCGCCGGCTATTTTTCCGCGATGGGACTGCCGCTGCTGCGCGGCCGCAGCTTCAGCGCAACGGAAACGGACGCGCCGGGCGCACCCCTGGTCGCCGTCATCGACGAAAACCTCGCGCGACAACTTTATCCGGACGGCGAGGCACTGGGACAGCGGATCGAATTCGGTCGCGGCGACATCGAACCACCTTCCGCCTCGGAGCAGCCGGCGGGCGATGCGCGCACCCCGAAGACGATGGAGATCGTCGGCATCGTGCCGGCGACGCGCTGGGATTTGTTCGACGCCGCCGAGGCCGGCGCCGTCTACGTGCCGTTTGCGCAAGGATTCCAGAGCAATGCGTTTTTCCACGTGCGCGCAGCCACTGCCTCGCCGGAGGCACGCCTTGCGCTGGTCGATGCGATTCGCCGCGAAATCCGCGCCGCCGCTCCCGCGGTGCCATCGTTCACCGCGCGAACCTTCCGCCAGCATCTCGAGGCCAGTCTGCAGCTGTGGGTCGTCCGCACCGGCGCAACGCTGTTCGGTCTGTTCGGCGCGCTCGCGCTCGTACTCGCCGCCGTGGGCATCTACGGCGTGAAGAGCTACGCGGTGACGCGGCGCACGCGCGAGATCGGCATTCGCGTCGCGCTCGGCGCCGCGCCGGCGACCGTACGCTGGATGATTCTGCGCGAGGGGCTTGTCACCACGCTGGCGGGTCTCGCGTGCGGGTTGCTGCTCGCGCTGGCGCTGGGCGCGGCGTGCGCCGGGATCCTTTATCAGGTCAGCGCGGTGGATCCGTTCGCGTTCACCTTCGCGCCGCTGGTGCTGGCTCTCGCCGCGTTGCTCGCTTGCTGGCTGCCGGCCCGGCGCGCCACGCGCGTCAGCCCGATGACCGCGCTGCGGACGGAATGA
- a CDS encoding adenylyltransferase/cytidyltransferase family protein: MIHVFVSGCYDILHAGHLQFFREARALGDHLTVSFASSEVLWRHKQRRSSLPDDHKRALLEGLKMVDAVVVGRGMEEGLDFKDDFLQLRPEILAVTEDDKYTPLKKSLCAEVGARYVVLPKTPPQFSPVSTTQIVRFIRAPEAAPLRVDFAGGWLDVPRYARDGAYVVNCAISPLVSLRDWPYERNAGLGGSGAWAMLNGQDGIASELGLGVGWQDPAIVAETGLCVWRSGPRPSLEIKLEGAFLRGRMALYWTGRPHATPDLANNRRDYEAIARASVVAREAVWRGDLALLAEAVRQSYAVQRAEGMQPLPGIEAPGRTPRPLAAKYCGGGFGGYAVYLFADPAERDVACTAGGFRPIEPYVKLG, encoded by the coding sequence ATGATTCACGTCTTCGTTTCCGGCTGCTACGACATCCTGCACGCCGGCCACCTGCAGTTCTTCCGCGAGGCCCGGGCGCTGGGCGATCACCTGACTGTTTCGTTCGCCTCCTCGGAGGTGCTGTGGCGGCACAAGCAGCGCCGCAGCTCGCTGCCGGACGACCACAAGCGTGCGCTGCTCGAGGGCCTCAAAATGGTCGACGCCGTCGTGGTTGGACGCGGGATGGAGGAGGGACTGGATTTCAAAGACGACTTCCTGCAGCTGCGCCCGGAGATTCTGGCGGTCACGGAAGACGACAAATACACGCCGTTGAAAAAGTCGCTCTGCGCCGAGGTGGGTGCGCGCTACGTGGTGCTGCCGAAGACGCCGCCGCAGTTCTCGCCGGTCTCGACGACGCAGATCGTGCGCTTCATCCGCGCACCCGAAGCGGCGCCGCTGCGCGTGGATTTCGCCGGCGGCTGGCTGGACGTGCCGCGGTATGCGCGAGACGGCGCTTACGTCGTGAACTGCGCGATCTCGCCGCTGGTGTCGTTGCGCGACTGGCCCTACGAGCGCAATGCCGGGCTGGGCGGAAGCGGCGCGTGGGCGATGCTGAACGGCCAGGATGGCATCGCGTCGGAACTGGGCCTCGGAGTGGGCTGGCAGGATCCGGCAATCGTGGCGGAGACGGGGCTGTGCGTCTGGCGCAGCGGCCCGCGGCCGAGCCTCGAGATCAAGCTTGAGGGTGCGTTTCTGCGCGGCCGGATGGCGCTGTATTGGACCGGTCGGCCACACGCGACGCCGGATCTGGCCAACAATCGCCGCGACTACGAGGCGATCGCGCGCGCCAGCGTCGTCGCTCGCGAGGCGGTGTGGCGCGGCGACCTTGCGCTGCTGGCGGAAGCTGTGCGGCAGTCGTATGCGGTCCAGCGCGCCGAAGGCATGCAACCGCTCCCCGGCATCGAGGCGCCTGGCCGCACCCCGCGACCGCTCGCGGCGAAATACTGCGGCGGCGGGTTTGGCGGCTATGCCGTTTATCTTTTTGCCGATCCGGCCGAGCGCGACGTCGCCTGCACCGCTGGAGGCTTCCGGCCGATCGAGCCGTATGTGAAGCTGGGGTGA